ggggcaagAAAGCTCAACCCTCTCTGTGGGGAGGGAGTAGGATTGACACTCCCAGCAATGACCCCAAAAGCATTGACCTCTCCCAGTGGATGAGGTGTCTTCATGTGCAACCAAGCATGAGCCaggtgcagcagggctgtgaggaggGACTGGGCACTGCTGATGAGGCAGATGTCTTATGATCAGTCTTGGTGGAGGAGGTGGTTTTGGGTGGTGAAGGTGTGTTTTGGGTGCTCCCACTGCATGagctttctctccttttctctggCAGCCATGCCCCACTTCTTGGATTGGTTTGTGCCTGTGTATCTGATGATCTCCATTCTCATCCTGGTGGGCTTTGGAGCTTGCATTTACTACTTTGAACCAGGACTCCAGGAAGCCCATAAGTGGCGAACACAGAGGCCAATCATGGAGCGAGACCTTCGGAAGACGCTGATGATTCGGGACAACCTGGCCTTTGGGGTGCCTGAGGTCTGACAAGCTGCCCATTGCAGCCGGAGGAATCTCTCCTGGGTGGGCAGCAGACCACAAGCCTCACTAGGGATGGCAGTCCTGCCCTGGTAAAAGTGGGGCTGGTCTTCACTTTGCTCTCTGCTGATGTGGGTCTCGTACTCATCATTCAGCATTCTGCCCCATTGCTTCTTAGTCAAGATTTGTTTGGCTGGGCTTCCCATGTGCTCACAGCTCTTCAGCCAGCCAAGGACTTTGCTCCTTCCTGTGGCCAAGAC
This Agelaius phoeniceus isolate bAgePho1 chromosome 5, bAgePho1.hap1, whole genome shotgun sequence DNA region includes the following protein-coding sequences:
- the SMIM45 gene encoding small integral membrane protein 45 codes for the protein MPHFLDWFVPVYLMISILILVGFGACIYYFEPGLQEAHKWRTQRPIMERDLRKTLMIRDNLAFGVPEV